The window AGTTAGGTGAACTCGAAATATAGGTCTACTAGGTGAGATAGATCCCCTGGATGGCTAACCAAAGGCTCCCCCCAAAGGGGAATGTAACAAGAGAttgtcttttgtttttttgggttacAATGGAGTCACATAaatctagtacaatgaaataaaaattctaataactaataaaggggtacAAGTAGTCCCACTGTGTATCGAACCTGAAACATCTTGGTTGCTAGGCAAGAGCTGCACCATTGCGCTACACCCTCCTTTTGATATGttgtcatttttttccttttggtaACCGAGGCGTCCAGATTTCGTCCTACAAATTCCTCCAGTTTCGGTAACCCCATGTGACTCGCAGTACGAAAAATGGGGCAATTGGCCTAGCAGGTTACCTCAAGGGATTTCGAACCTGGAATTGGTTAGTTCATTATACTCTTCTTTGCTATTTGACCAAACTCTTTGAGGTTAGAGGACATTGTAGTTGGTTGATAAAGCAATAAGCACCTGGGGATACCTAGATTTCCCATCATCCTGAAAGTTTGGGAGTGGAATTTAAAAGAATCAAAAGTTTAGGGGTGTGCAgggatattattattttcgcggtaaatgaagaaattaatCGATGCCAAAGCGACGTCGTTAGCAGGTCAATGCTGAGAATGAAGATTAATCGGTCAAACTCGAGAGCTCCTCTTCTGCAGGCTCGGACCTCTCTATGCACTCCCCCTTTACGCCACTAGCAGCCACCTCCGCCACCACCGCGACCTCGGCCTCCGCCGCCACCTCCACGAACGAGTCCCGTCGGAGCTATCACAGTGCAACCCTCTATCGCAAGCGGTTGCCTCTGCTCGGAGCTCGGCTTGACCCGCCATGGCTATGCAGTCTGGGATCGGCTTATCCAAGATTCTGATCCTCGCCGGAGCAGGTAGTTTTCCGTCGATTTTATCTCGGCATTCAAATTCTTCTCCTTTCGCCTATTTTGAGTTCACTGTCCGCCGTGGAACAGGATATACTGGCACGATCCTGCTCAACAATGGAAAGTTATCTGATTTACTTGGGGAGCTTCAGGTACCGTTGTCGATTTCTGCGATTGCTCTCGATTGTTTTGAGCACTTTCAAGAATCTTCGTTCGAGGATTTCACTGGGTTTCTGCTTGAATTGTTTGGGTTTGAGATCGGTATCGAATTTGGAATATGCTGCATGTGATTGGCAGTCTTTGCCTCGGCGATTTCAGTCAATTACTCCAGAACTTGGTGGAATTTGATTGACCATTGATCATCATAGAGTGAATTTGTCTCAGTGAAGAACGTTGTGGTGTTGATATCATGCTCTATTTTCATCAAGGCGAATCCTGTTGTTTCCGGTTCTAAAGTGGAATATTCTTTTGTTGCCAGCTATTTGTCAAGGGATTAGAAAAATCTGGAAATCAATCTGATGGTGATAATGATTATTCTGAGGCTATTGCGGCTCAGGTAATCGGAGAACCGCCTTCTACTCCTTTTCTGTAAATGCTCACAGAAGTAAGTAGCATCGACGGGTTAGAGACTAACGGTTTAGAGTTCCTCTTGTTCACTATCTTTAGGTACGTCGCCTAGCCATGGAAGTTCGGCAGCTAGCCTCATCGCAGCGTGTCACTGTTCTTAATGGAAATTCTGGCCAAATGGGTTTGTATCCCTCCAACTTATCCAAATAGTTTCAGAACAGCACCTTATTCTTGACACAGtttataaatatttgataAACAGATGAATGTAATCATTTTTCATGCTTTGGATCACTAGTTAAACATCTAATCAGAAATTTCTGATCTACTACGTCTTGTGTTATCCTATGTATTTCGTGCTTCGAAAATTTTTTGGTAGTGATTTTACTTTACTGTTGTTATTTTCACAGGTAATTTAACTAATATGGTAGTCCCAGCTGCCACCTTGGGAGCATTGGGTTATGGTTACATGTGGTGGAAGGTATCTTGCACTACAATGtattcttttactttttattctCTCTACTCCTGGCATGCCCATcttttgtgtgtgtgtctgtGTGTTTTCATTGCTTCCTGTTTAAATGCTTgcatttaaataattattttcctgTAATTGGTTTGATTTGGAACTACGAACTTTGAATAATCCTAATTCATTGATTTTCTTGACTTTCTATTTCCTAGGGACTTTCGTTCTCGGATCTTATGTATGTAACAAAACGTAATATGGCAAATGCTGTCGCAAGCTTAACGCAGAATCTGGAATGCGTTACAGAAGCTTTGAATGTAAGTGTTGGAAGAAGGCATTCTTTGATGCAAAACTTTTGGTATGATTTTCAGCAGTGTATGCATAATATCTATCTTATCTTGTCCAGGCTACAAAGAGACATCTGACACAACGGATAGAGAAGTTGGATGGAAAAATGGATGATCAGATAGTGTTATCAAAAGAAATTAGGACTGATGTATAGTCTTTCCTTTATGAAATTCTTGTTCAGCACTCTTTTTGCTTTGTTAGTTTTAGATTTTTTGTATCAGTTGGGATTATTTATGCCTCTTTTAATCTTGTCAAAACAGGTTTGTGCAGTGAGAGCAGATCTTGATGGTCTTGGTCATGAGTTGGAAACGTTGCACCAAATGGTTTTTGGATTGGTAAGTTTTCGTTCACTACATTGGGTAGTTTGGTAGTTAATTACCAGATTCTGTTATGTCTGTGTTGCAAGATCCTCTATCTAGTTGCATTTTGGTCGGCTAGAGACAGCAAATTggtttatttttagaattacatATAATTAGCTGGCCAAGGTTAGACAAAAATGCTTGATTCAGATGTTATATCTGTATTATTCTTTCACTTGCCTTTCCTTGTTTTATTAATAGAAAGACTTAGCTTCagataatattgaaatttcgTGAACTTCCTTGTTGTAGGATGGGAGATTGGGATCTTTGGAGTATAAGCAGGTAAAATTCTGTTGTTCTAATCTCTAAAGGATGCAAATAGTGTCTGACTGCCTAACTTTTTCAATATCTAATCCACTTACGTACTATTCTGTTGACAGGATTGGGCGAATGAGGGCGTGCGATACCTTTGTTATGTCGCGAATGGACAGAGGGTGGAAATGCCCAAGATTCTGCAGGTCGGACTTGGATTTTACGTGacttattataattttgatttgtctCTTACAAAATCTTACAGTCGATGAATATCCCCTTATTCAACTCTTGAAATATTTAGATATTACTACCGTTTTGTACTGCTTTTTCACTGCCTGTATCCGTGCCACTGGTCATCTAGCATCATTCAAGGTTTTATCACACGTTAGGTATGTTATACtgatttgttttaaaaaaaaaaaaagacaaaccCGCATGTGTTCTTAACAGGATCTGTGCTATGTCTACAAAGTCCTTTACTCAACTGAAAAAATTGTGATGACAAATACATTTCCTGCTATATTGTGTCTCATATTATCTGCTATTGCTCATTACCGGTGTTGACATATTCTTTCAGGAACAACTCACAGTTTCTGGTGCACCTCGTGCCACCCTCCCATACCCAGATGCTAAGGTTTCTCCTTAGAAGCTTTCCTTTCTACTCATTTTCTTCCCTCTCTTTATATGTATGAGATGGGAAGAAGTCCAGGGAAAACGAAATTATTAAGAAACAGCTTGCCTTTTCTGCTGATATTTAGTGGGAATTGCACGTCTGTCCACCTAGTTCAAGTACAACTTCAACCATCCACCTATTATTGTTACCTATTCCCTTTTTACATTCATTGGTCAACAAACTTCAAGGTTATAAAGGATGCTGACATTTCTTGAATTTTGTTTGAAGTGAGATTCTTTTTGTTTTGCTTTCAGGGTCTTAAGGACATTTCAGATGCTGTATCTGCCAGTATCAGCCTCCCAGCTTCAGATATTAAGGGACAAGACCGTGATGATAAGTTAAACGGGAAGCAACGGTTATATATCAGGTTAGAACTAAATTTTGCTTCTTTTAGATCTCCTCACGGGAAAGTCTTCGCTTGTGTTCATTAAAATGTTGAGAGTTGGGAAATTGTTTTGCAGTACCTTGTTTACTTGGTCAACTCGGAATTGATATTTTCTTCCCTCGGTTTTATCTGCAGGGCCCCTCCTTCGATCAAGTGCTGATTTGAGCTTTGATCCATCATCAAGCCGTCTTTTGCTGCACTATTACGGTGTATAAAGATCGTATCCACGATAATCAGTCGTGGGATATTCGTTAGTTTCGGCGTACGAGCCATGCCTGAAATATGACAGTGAGTACCCGTAAATACGTCTCAGCTATTTTACGCACAGTGAAGCACTTATATTGTGCCTAAACCATGCAAATCTGTATGGGGTTTTTGTTACTTTTTAGTTGCCTTCCCTTTCTGATGAAAAATGGGATAGTCCAGTAATAATGCATTCTGCAAACAAACTGGGATTTTCTTGGTTCTTCTTCACAATACTATGTCCTTATGGTGCTTGTCAGCTCCGAATCGTAACATAGCCACGGCTTATTGTCAAAGCCGAAATGCCCTAGCTGAGCATTTTATTGCCCATCATCCATCTCTCCTTGTTTTAGAGGTTTATAAGTCCGGCAAAAGATTGGATCATTGAGGTTTTCTATGCTCTGGAGGAGCTCTGAAGAACTTGCATTGCATTACCAAAAATATGTCACAAAGTAACAGAagaatcaaaaagaaaaaaaaaacaaaaaaacaaaaaaagaacaagaaataaTAGCAATAGAACATAGATTTTTGCGCTCTGCTAATTTACGATCGATAATTTTTCTCCCTTACGGTCTGCCGTCTGAGATGATGTACAGATTCAGGTCGATGAGTCGAAGAgagtgaaagaaaagaaagtacGTATATGTATACTGCATGTATATGTAACAGCTGAAATGTCTGTAAAGTTTGATGTCGATCTCTCTCCATCCATCCGTCTGTCGGGAAGAAAATATGCACCGGCCAGCGCTTAGCAGGGCTGGCCAACCTTGCAGCCGAGGGCTCCGGCGAAGCGGGTGAGGCGGGTGACATAAGTGCCGGGCTTAGCAGAGATCACATCAGCAGTGTGGAAGGGGAGCACGGCCCTCGGATTCCCCGAGCTCACAAAGAAGGCCCCATTCATCATGAGATCATTCTCCGACTTCCACAGCCAGTTCTTCCATTCTGACTCCGGTGCATATTCCCTCTTTGTAACCTGATGAAGAAACCGAGACGCAACCCGGATAAGGGTGATATTGCATAAAAATGATATGGAGGACCGTAACAAAAAAGCAGCGATTGCGTCCATGATCAGAATGGCAAGTGGCTGCATTGATCTCGGCCAGTTGAATTCTCTATGAAGAGTTTTTCGTTAATGCAGTTTTATCATGGCAGATGTTAGGATCAGCCTACCACTACGGAGTTGCGGTCGTGAGATAGATTTACCTCTGTAGCATTCTTTTTCGGGTCTAAGACGGGAGGAGCGATGAACCGGTTGCCTTGGCTAATGATGGTGGGGTGCCCGCTGCCGCCGATGGCATACATTTGCCAGTGCGTGTAGTCGTTGTTGACCACGTGAACGAATCCCAAACGGCACCTCGGCATCCTCTGCATGAGTCCCTGCCCGAAGTGGTTGAACGCGAGGGTGATCTGCATCTTGTTATCGCCAATAAACTTGTCGCTGGCTCCGAACAGCATGACCTGCAATGCCAATGTTTAGTTTCATCTGATTAGTCAGATTGGTTGTGGTATGGGGACCAGAACTTAGTTTAGAAAGAGAAACGCCCGGATGCGTCAATCCTCCTATGGTCAAGTGGAGTTACCTCATTGTGGTTGGTGAAATGGCAGTTGGAGATGGTAATGGCGGTCGATCCCTCGACCGCATCAATGAGCCCGTCATAGGCCCTGGACATGGACACGTGGTCGATCCAGATGTTGCTGGACCCGAAAATGGAGATGCCGTCACCATCACTCTTCGTCCTCAGACCAACATGATCCTCGGCATCCATGATCATCCCGCCTTTTCCTTGATAAATGTTGTTGATGCGAATGCCATGGATGATAACGTTCCTTATGAACTGTAACATTAGTCCTGCGCCGCCCGTGATTAGGACATTAGCTCCCCTTCCATCGATAGTCTTGTCGCTTGTCATGATGAGCTCCTCGCTGAGCCTTATGGTCATGCTACGGGCGAAAATGATCCAGAGCGGCCCGTTCCGGGTGACTGCATGCCGCAGCGTCCCTGGTTTAGGGTTGGCCATGTCATTGTCTGAGGGATCAGTTATGACGTAGAATCTCCCGAATTTTCCGCCCCGGGTTCTCCGGCCAAAACCAAGCGCGCAATCCGCCAGTCTTTTCCGGTTTCGCTCCCAGTTTGGGTCGCACCTCCAGCATCTGTCAATAGGATTGGTGGCCATGCATGGTCCGTTGTACTTCTTCAATTCCCTCCTTGAGCTGTTGCTGCCACTTAAAGCCCTATCCATGCGAAAAAAGAGGGTTAGAGAAAAATACGTAAGATCATTGATCATATCGATCGGAAAATTTACTCATCGGGATCGTATCTAAAGAAGCGTCTATACTTGACCGGGGGGGTCGATCACCATTTCCTTGATTAACATTTACTACCAGGGGTCTTTGATTATAAACTGAAGATGTAGGAGTTCGCCTGGTATCATACGACCGGTACATGTTGCAACTATAGCTAAGACGGATACGAGATCATGTTCCTTTTAGTAAACAACGAACATGAGTCGATTGGGAGAAGAGGCTCACAGGTGAACATGTTGGTTCAGGTGGTTAGTGACCTCCGAGGGGTTAGGGTGGTATGCTTCGAGAGTGGCATTCTCGGCCTGCTCGGCCCGCTTCTGCCAGTACTCATCGAACTCTGCTATGTGAGCACTGAAGCCCGGGACGATCACCGCGAAAGTCACGAATAGTAAGAAGCTGAGGGCGGAATTGCTACCCCTAGATGCCATCGTAGGTTTTAGAACCTGCCCTGAGCCGATAAACTGCGCGGAGACCGAAGGGCTACCTGGTTCTCTTGCCTATTAGCGGAAGAGGAACCCTCTTTATTGAATTTGTAATTTAGTTATATACAAAACAAAATCGTAGCCTAAAAATAGTTCATTTTAATTTCGGGTAtataaaaatagtaaatttatTTACTGCTGAATTTCCGTTGAGGCTGGAAAAACGGGGTACCATTTTTTGATAGGCCAACCCATTTTATGGTGGAGTCCCTAACTTACATAACTGCCAAAACGTGTTTCCAACGGAACGCTACCCTCCTTACTTATCAAAAGGTTTTAAGCTAACGTTCATGTAACCACGTTGGTTACATGACAGTCGCCCTAAGACTGACACGTGGATTCCGTTAAAGGCCACAGGGGAGAGAGAGTAAATGGAGAGTGTCTCCGTCTTCCAACCATTAATTcacatctttctttttttttttattacaagaaaGGTTATGaattagtacaatgaaataaaaatgttacatcaattctctctttttttttaattaaaagctTTTAATAGAGCTCTTCGACTACTTGATTCTCGGTAACGAATAAGAGAAATTTTGTGAAGGGACCCTTTGACAGTGGCGACTCACGCATTTGAAATAGTAGCATATAGTGATGGAGGTgagggaaaaaagaatttgtCCCACACATGCCccaaggaaaaaaatggagGGGCTTATGCGTGGCAAATGTCCAATAATCAATTGGTTTAAGCTTTTGACTTGCGAATGGGTCCGAATCCGTATAAGTCTAGTCCAACATATCGGCAAACGATTCGCTATAATTGGAGAAACGTTCGTTGCACCCCTCGCATGATtgatcctcctcctccttatTCTTATTTCCCTTCTCAACTGCATTTTGATGCTTCCTTCGAAGAGGGTCaagtacattcattcatttattcCGCTACTTCCTGAGGCATCATCATCACCATATTCAGTTGGAGTATCATCACCGTGAATAATATCACCAGAACCTGTTGCAGAACCCACACTTTTAATCTGTCCTCAcgtattttctttcttcatttgGAGGAGGCTGGTGGCGACTCGCACAACACCACAAAAATGTATTACCTTCTTGGCTCCATATCTTTTCTAGAAGCGTTTCTGATCCTTTCGAACTCCAAATCCTTTAGTGATATGTTAGAGATGGATGACTTAATCGTGAAATCGGGTTGCAAACTTTCTTGAATCGGGGAGAGAGAGCTTTCTGTGCTTCGTTTAGACGAGGGAAGAAGGAGAATTTAATGCATGGGCTCGGTTCGACGTGAAGAGGAGAATTTTTGCATGGAGGAGGGAATCTttgtcttctctctctctctctctctctctctctctctctctctctctctctctctctctctctctctctcccttggCTTTAACGGAATCCATGCGTCAGTCTTAGGGCGACCGTCATGTAGCCACGCTGGCTACGTGACAAGTAGCTAAAAAATGTTCGAAACTTAGGTAATCTTTTAGGTGCCTTTTCGTATATTtacaacattttttttttgttactgtCTTGTATAGTATTAGAAGTTCGAATGCCGAGGATAAGGATGTTTACGTTGCGCCAGTAGTACTTTTTCTTTGGTTAGAACGACGAGATGAGGATGTTTACATTGCGCCAGTAATACTTTTCTCCGGTTATTCAAGACTATATCATAGTGATATGCTATTGTTATGGCATGATGCCCTTGATGTTATGGTTTAATTCGACAGCAGTTTGTTGAAGGCAAACCACTGGCATTGATGCACAAAACCATGTCATACATTTTTCTTCAGTCGTGAATTCAGCATATGAGTATTTGTCGTCCGGAAGTACAAATCGGAGCTATAAGAGAATTGATCTTCGATTTATACAAATGAAATTTaaactataaataaataaatacatcgTTTTTGCATATTATGTATTGTTCTCGACAACTATTGTTACAATTTCCCCAGAAGCTAAACGAGACAATGCTGGTGAAGAAAAACACCAATCTCGGAGTCTTGTCTTTCCAATGCGGGGCTGAAAAAATCAATGATGATGCATGCATTTCATTGCCTAGACCCAGGTGGAGCGGCTCCCGGTTTCTGTGTCCGGAGCACACTCTCCAGCTCGGGAAGGCATCGAATCGATATCTGAGAAAGTTTTGAGAGTTTTGACGAGGAAAAAATCTTCCTCgggcctatatatatatatatatatacacatactcGGGTGGGGAGGAGAACATTACTCGGTTATCTTTAGGAAGCTTCCCAGACCTTGTAATCTCTTCCTTCGAGGGCCTGAGACCACCTCTGAGGCCCACTCGGGGGTTCATAGTGTCCCGGGCCAATCTTCATAGCAACCTTATCATCGATCACAGCGGCATACACGTCCCTCTCAGCCTTTGCTATTTTGACCTGTGGATGTGACGAAACATTGAATGATCAGTAAAATGCTTGAATGCTGTTTCTCAGTTGAGACATCAAAGAAGACATTTTAATTATGGTCTGCAAACTGCAAAGAGAGTAGTTTTGAAAATCAACTGCTATGGAAAAATTATATCTTTGGAGAAAAGGCAAGAATTGTATATTAACTTCATACAAATATTAGCTTCGTACTTACAATGCTCCGGCAGTGAATTTTGTTACGGTTTCTGAGAGAGATGAGGGATGCAATTTCAGATTGGTAGTGAGAGAAAACATGGTCGTAGAAAACAGCTGGTGTTCCTGGGTGTGTCAAAATGTAGGCGTAACCTTGCATTTCTTTTCCACCGGGAAATCTCCAATGACCCTACAAGATTACAAGACGAAAGGAGATTAATAATCCAGTCTGGACTTTCCTAGGAATCAGAATGAAACTATATCGAGGACAACTCGACCGAGGAATGAACATTGTATCGATAGACTATGGAAATTTCAGACCTGGGTAGAACCAGTGTCGTGGTTCTCTATGAAAGTAATAGCACGAGATGGCCACCAGCCAACCACCCCAGGAGGTTTCCCTTTCTCATCCGATAATCGCCAATATTCACATCGCTCCAGTGCCTGCAAGATATATTGTTAGTAAAGATCTCTAACAACAGGAAATACATCATTAGAGAGAAATCCTGAGATAGAAGAGTAAACACAAATAATGTCCCAgcaaaagtaattttaaattgGAGTGCACAAGAGTGTGCATCCAATTCGTGAATtttggcaaaacattttgTTTAATTCATCCATGGCAAGAATTCCTTGAGGTCATTTAGctgtatattttatatattaaccAAAGTCCAATAACTTTCTCTTTGCTTCTAATCACTCCTCCTAAAGATTTTTCATCAGAACATCTGACCATTGTAATACACAAGACAGCGAATCTATAATACTAATCAGAGAAAAAAGCGTGACAATTCTGAAGATCCATAATCGTAATAGAATTCTAAATCTAAACTTCTCAACACCTTCTATTTATAATCTGCCATTGAAGGTTTCAGGAATATTAAAATCATACAAATAACAGCAGCAAACAAATAAGATGAATAAAACTAATTAATCGTGGACAAGTCATCTACTAGATGGTGTGTCAACGAAGCGATGAACCCCAGTTGATTAAAATGTACCGAAGAacttatcgaaaaaaatatatatataccaaacTAGTAAGAAAATCGACAGaacataatttatttgagagcTTAAAACGTAGCTTAGGACATAGATTATATAACATTAGCGCTTACAGCATGAAGGATCCCTTTTGTTGTGACATCAAATGCACCAGCTGTCCCATTGGTAGCATTTATCCAGTCAACTATTCTCTGCCTGTGAGCATCTTGATTGTGATCCATATCACCATATGTGTAACTTAATGAATCCCAGAACTCGCCCACAGTAAAATAAGGCTCACTTGCTTCCAAGTAGTCCTTGACATATCCACCCCAAAATCCTCTCACAAAATCAAGCCTCCACCCATCATATCCAATCTCTTTCCTGCAGATAAACATTACCAGAAGAAACACAATCTCATACTTTCAGGTGATAAGCCTACCTTGGGGCTCCCTCTTTGAACAAACTGAGAATAAAagcgaaaaaagaaaaagctcaTGCCATTTTAATGCTCAGAAAAcccacaaaagaaaataaatattaaaaaaaatagatgtGGAACAAAAATGGCCTGCCAGTTATTAACTTGTAAATTACTTTGCAATAACGCAGTTTTTGGCAGGCATTTTTATGAAGACtaaaaaagggaaaggaagaaaggaaaggaaaaaatatatatttggaaaCAACAGCATACATCTCATTATGACCCAAACAATTAGGAGGGTTACTACTTCGGCTATACCTCAACCAGCACATCCATTCTTTCAAATCTTTCCGCACAAAATCCTGTGAATGGTCAATGTTTGGAGCAGCATGAAAATTATCTCCGCTGCTCTTGTTGCCCCTACCCTGCAAAGATA of the Punica granatum isolate Tunisia-2019 chromosome 6, ASM765513v2, whole genome shotgun sequence genome contains:
- the LOC116212451 gene encoding uncharacterized protein LOC116212451 — encoded protein: MAMQSGIGLSKILILAGAGYTGTILLNNGKLSDLLGELQLFVKGLEKSGNQSDGDNDYSEAIAAQVRRLAMEVRQLASSQRVTVLNGNSGQMGNLTNMVVPAATLGALGYGYMWWKGLSFSDLMYVTKRNMANAVASLTQNLECVTEALNATKRHLTQRIEKLDGKMDDQIVLSKEIRTDVCAVRADLDGLGHELETLHQMVFGLDGRLGSLEYKQDWANEGVRYLCYVANGQRVEMPKILQEQLTVSGAPRATLPYPDAKGLKDISDAVSASISLPASDIKGQDRDDKLNGKQRLYIRAPPSIKC
- the LOC116212450 gene encoding probable pectate lyase P59, which produces MASRGSNSALSFLLFVTFAVIVPGFSAHIAEFDEYWQKRAEQAENATLEAYHPNPSEVTNHLNQHVHLALSGSNSSRRELKKYNGPCMATNPIDRCWRCDPNWERNRKRLADCALGFGRRTRGGKFGRFYVITDPSDNDMANPKPGTLRHAVTRNGPLWIIFARSMTIRLSEELIMTSDKTIDGRGANVLITGGAGLMLQFIRNVIIHGIRINNIYQGKGGMIMDAEDHVGLRTKSDGDGISIFGSSNIWIDHVSMSRAYDGLIDAVEGSTAITISNCHFTNHNEVMLFGASDKFIGDNKMQITLAFNHFGQGLMQRMPRCRLGFVHVVNNDYTHWQMYAIGGSGHPTIISQGNRFIAPPVLDPKKNATEVTKREYAPESEWKNWLWKSENDLMMNGAFFVSSGNPRAVLPFHTADVISAKPGTYVTRLTRFAGALGCKVGQPC